A portion of the Bacteroides faecium genome contains these proteins:
- a CDS encoding PL29 family lyase N-terminal domain-containing protein, producing the protein MKRKFVKVMFFGALALSTVTYVGCKDYDDDIDNLQTQIDANKASIVDLQKFVNEGKWVKSVEDVAGGFKITFDDGKFYSIINGTNGTNGTNGKDGKNGTVVTIGANNNWFFDGIDSGKSAVGLKGEDGKDGVNGKDGVNGKSPRISSTTGCWEVYNTETGKWDSTGIVANATIYITEVTGNPLIWKLYVRELKSDGTYAESSVTLPKAGSIVSMDAVSVDANAKLTLGSTITLYCGKNKY; encoded by the coding sequence ATGAAAAGAAAATTTGTAAAAGTGATGTTCTTCGGGGCGCTGGCACTTTCTACTGTCACCTATGTAGGTTGTAAAGACTACGATGATGACATCGACAATCTGCAAACACAGATTGACGCAAACAAAGCTAGCATTGTCGATCTACAGAAATTTGTGAATGAAGGCAAATGGGTTAAATCCGTTGAAGATGTTGCTGGAGGTTTCAAGATCACGTTTGATGATGGAAAGTTTTATTCTATCATTAACGGTACGAATGGAACTAACGGTACTAATGGAAAAGATGGAAAGAATGGTACTGTAGTTACTATTGGTGCTAATAACAATTGGTTTTTTGATGGAATAGATTCTGGCAAATCTGCTGTTGGTCTTAAGGGAGAAGATGGCAAAGATGGAGTAAACGGTAAGGATGGAGTAAACGGAAAATCTCCTCGTATTAGTTCTACTACCGGATGCTGGGAAGTTTATAACACAGAAACAGGAAAATGGGATTCTACAGGTATAGTAGCTAATGCAACTATTTATATTACTGAAGTTACTGGTAATCCTTTGATCTGGAAACTTTATGTACGTGAATTGAAGTCTGACGGTACTTATGCTGAATCTTCTGTAACACTTCCTAAAGCAGGTTCTATTGTTAGCATGGATGCTGTTAGTGTAGATGCTAATGCAAAACTGACACTTGGAAGTACTATTACATTATATTGCGGAAAAAACAAATACTAA
- a CDS encoding tyrosine-type recombinase/integrase translates to MLKVLTFMKQVANGLQVEGNFGTAHVYRSSLNAIIAYRGKSDFVFSEVTSEWLKGFEVHLRCRGCSWNTVSTYMRTFRAVYNRAVNLRKAPYIPYLFRSVYTGTRADHKRALTDDDMKKVFVNLSRKAGVSLPVRQAQELFILMFLLRGMPFVDLAYLRKIDLRDNVITYRRRKTGRSLSVTLTSEAMILIKKYMNRDSSSPYLFSFLKSREGTKEAYREYQLALRSFNQRLMLLGELLGLGDKLSSYTARHTWATTAYYCEIHPGVISEAMGHSSITVTETYLKPFQDKKIDEANKQVLDFVKRAVGGVNA, encoded by the coding sequence ATGTTGAAAGTATTAACATTTATGAAGCAAGTAGCCAACGGGTTACAGGTGGAGGGAAACTTTGGTACTGCGCACGTCTATCGTAGCAGTCTGAATGCCATCATTGCTTATCGTGGGAAAAGCGACTTTGTCTTTAGTGAAGTGACTTCGGAGTGGTTGAAGGGATTCGAAGTTCATCTTCGTTGTCGTGGGTGTAGCTGGAACACAGTTTCCACCTATATGCGTACCTTCCGTGCAGTTTACAATCGTGCGGTCAATCTTCGGAAAGCTCCTTATATTCCGTATCTGTTTCGTTCCGTTTACACCGGGACGCGTGCCGATCATAAACGTGCCCTGACTGATGATGATATGAAGAAGGTCTTTGTTAATTTGTCCCGGAAGGCGGGAGTATCATTGCCTGTACGTCAGGCTCAAGAGTTGTTCATTCTGATGTTTTTGCTTCGTGGTATGCCGTTTGTCGATCTTGCCTATTTGCGCAAGATTGATTTGCGGGATAATGTGATAACATATCGCAGACGTAAAACAGGGCGTTCTTTGTCGGTGACACTGACTTCAGAAGCAATGATTCTGATAAAGAAATACATGAACCGTGACTCTTCTTCGCCTTATTTGTTTTCGTTTTTGAAAAGCCGTGAAGGGACAAAGGAAGCCTATCGTGAATATCAGTTAGCATTGCGCAGCTTTAACCAGCGATTGATGTTATTGGGAGAATTACTGGGATTGGGAGATAAACTAAGCTCATACACCGCCCGCCACACTTGGGCTACGACAGCTTATTATTGTGAAATCCATCCGGGTGTTATCTCCGAAGCGATGGGGCATTCATCTATCACGGTGACTGAGACTTATCTGAAGCCTTTTCAGGATAAGAAAATAGATGAAGCAAATAAACAAGTACTTGATTTTGTGAAACGTGCTGTTGGTGGCGTAAATGCCTGA
- a CDS encoding AAA family ATPase — MDKIVELSVENFKAVKKADITLNGITVVSGINGCGKSSLSQLLYYSFYYANHFDEIVDSILNDELLRYVEVLRQIEREVNGLTFVDSIILRHVSVIDKKKYLQYVENLFASFLSYRDNAYDKNDENIMNSFRRIVRIIKNMFDDSLDDLDKLLRLFYKDVEELFDCALRDKEKRRYFLLYYYLDFYLKGVYPQKWTIREYGVSFVGENTQSVPLLHYIRKVAYIDTPMIAGSQLIGGKDYWEKLATLLNDNSQIGKKVPLYKNITQIMEGESLVEEDDVRNSKLSYKRSDGKIFDLKDCATGVKSFSILQLLLKNGFLQKDTLLIIDEPEAHLHPQWIVEYARMIVLLHKEIGVKFFIASHSTDMISAIRYIAAKEEVQDSLNFYLAEDSEETPYEYTYRALGLDIDPIFKSFNKSFEKIDEYGVFE, encoded by the coding sequence ATGGATAAAATAGTAGAATTGTCTGTAGAGAATTTCAAGGCTGTAAAGAAAGCTGATATAACATTGAATGGGATAACGGTAGTATCTGGTATTAATGGTTGTGGAAAAAGTAGCTTGTCACAACTGTTGTACTATTCGTTTTATTATGCGAATCATTTTGATGAAATAGTAGATTCTATTTTAAATGATGAATTGCTTCGTTATGTTGAAGTTTTAAGGCAAATAGAAAGAGAAGTAAATGGTCTTACATTTGTCGATTCTATTATTTTACGTCATGTTTCTGTTATAGATAAAAAGAAATATCTGCAATATGTAGAGAATTTGTTTGCAAGTTTTCTATCTTATAGAGATAATGCATACGACAAGAACGATGAGAATATAATGAATTCTTTTAGACGTATTGTTCGAATTATTAAAAATATGTTTGATGATTCATTAGATGATTTAGATAAATTGTTGAGACTATTTTATAAAGATGTTGAAGAATTATTTGATTGTGCATTAAGGGATAAAGAAAAACGACGATATTTTTTACTGTACTATTATCTAGATTTCTATTTGAAAGGTGTATATCCTCAGAAATGGACGATTCGGGAATATGGGGTTTCTTTTGTAGGTGAGAATACGCAGTCTGTTCCTCTACTTCATTATATAAGAAAGGTTGCCTATATTGATACCCCAATGATAGCAGGAAGCCAACTTATTGGTGGTAAAGATTATTGGGAGAAGTTAGCGACTTTGTTGAATGATAATTCTCAAATAGGGAAAAAAGTTCCTTTATATAAGAATATTACCCAAATAATGGAAGGTGAATCTCTTGTAGAAGAAGATGACGTTCGTAATTCTAAATTGTCTTATAAAAGAAGTGATGGAAAAATCTTTGATTTGAAAGATTGTGCTACAGGAGTAAAATCATTCTCTATTTTACAACTATTATTAAAGAACGGCTTCCTTCAAAAAGATACGTTACTTATTATAGATGAACCGGAAGCACATTTGCATCCCCAATGGATAGTTGAGTATGCACGGATGATTGTATTGCTTCATAAAGAAATTGGAGTCAAATTTTTTATAGCAAGCCATAGCACGGATATGATAAGTGCTATTCGGTATATTGCTGCCAAAGAGGAAGTTCAAGATAGCTTAAACTTTTATTTAGCCGAGGATTCGGAAGAAACTCCTTATGAATATACTTATCGTGCTTTAGGTCTTGACATAGACCCGATTTTTAAATCATTTAATAAATCCTTTGAAAAGATTGACGAGTATGGAGTTTTCGAATAA
- the groL gene encoding chaperonin GroEL (60 kDa chaperone family; promotes refolding of misfolded polypeptides especially under stressful conditions; forms two stacked rings of heptamers to form a barrel-shaped 14mer; ends can be capped by GroES; misfolded proteins enter the barrel where they are refolded when GroES binds), whose product MAKEILFNIDARDQLKKGVDALANAVKVTLGPKGRNVIIEKKFGAPHITKDGVTVAKEIELADAYQNTGAQLVKEVASKTGDDAGDGTTTATVLAQAIVAEGLKNVTAGASPMDIKRGIDKAVVKVVESIKNQAETVGDNYDKIEQVATVSANNDPVIGKLIADAMRKVSKDGVITIEEAKGTDTTIGVVEGMQFDRGYLSAYFVTNTEKMECEMEKPYILIYDKKISNLKDFLPILEPAVQTGRPLLVIAEDVDSEALTTLVVNRLRSQLKICAVKAPGFGDRRKEMLEDIAILTGGVVISEEKGLKLEQATIEMLGTADKVTVSKDNTTIVNGAGNKDSIKERCEQIKAQIVATKSDYDREKLQERLAKLSGGVAVLYVGAASEVEMKEKKDRVDDALRATRAAIEEGIIPGGGVAYIRAIDSLEGMKGDNADETTGIGIIKRAIEEPLREIVANAGKEGAVVVQKVREGKGDFGYNARTDVYENLHAAGVVDPAKVARVALENAASIAGMFLTTECVIVEKKEDKPEMPMGAPGMGGMGGMM is encoded by the coding sequence ATGGCAAAAGAAATATTATTCAATATCGACGCCCGCGACCAATTGAAAAAAGGTGTTGATGCTTTGGCAAATGCAGTAAAAGTAACTCTCGGCCCGAAAGGACGTAACGTTATCATCGAGAAGAAATTTGGTGCTCCTCACATCACAAAAGACGGTGTGACAGTAGCAAAAGAAATCGAATTGGCAGACGCTTACCAGAATACCGGTGCACAGTTGGTAAAAGAAGTTGCTTCCAAAACAGGTGACGATGCCGGTGACGGTACAACAACTGCAACCGTTCTCGCTCAAGCTATCGTAGCTGAAGGCTTGAAGAATGTAACTGCCGGTGCCAGCCCGATGGATATCAAACGTGGTATTGACAAGGCTGTTGTCAAAGTGGTAGAATCTATTAAGAATCAGGCTGAAACTGTAGGTGACAACTATGACAAAATCGAACAGGTTGCTACCGTATCTGCAAACAACGACCCGGTAATCGGTAAATTGATTGCTGACGCTATGCGTAAAGTTTCTAAAGATGGTGTTATCACTATCGAAGAAGCGAAAGGTACTGACACTACTATCGGTGTAGTAGAAGGTATGCAGTTCGACCGTGGTTATCTGTCGGCTTATTTCGTGACTAATACGGAAAAGATGGAATGTGAGATGGAGAAACCTTACATCCTGATTTACGACAAGAAGATTTCTAACCTGAAAGATTTCTTGCCTATCCTCGAACCGGCTGTACAGACTGGTCGTCCTCTGTTGGTAATCGCAGAAGATGTAGATAGCGAAGCGTTGACTACTTTGGTAGTAAATCGTCTGCGTTCTCAGTTGAAGATTTGTGCAGTGAAAGCTCCGGGCTTCGGCGACCGTCGTAAAGAAATGCTTGAAGATATCGCTATCCTGACAGGTGGTGTTGTTATCAGCGAAGAAAAAGGCCTGAAACTGGAACAAGCTACTATCGAAATGTTGGGTACTGCCGACAAGGTAACTGTTTCTAAGGATAATACTACTATCGTAAACGGTGCCGGCAACAAGGATAGCATCAAAGAACGTTGCGAGCAAATCAAGGCTCAAATCGTTGCAACCAAGTCTGACTATGACCGTGAGAAATTGCAGGAACGTCTGGCTAAATTGTCAGGTGGTGTAGCTGTTCTTTACGTAGGTGCTGCTTCTGAAGTGGAAATGAAAGAAAAGAAAGACCGCGTAGACGATGCATTGCGTGCAACTCGTGCTGCTATCGAAGAGGGTATCATCCCGGGCGGTGGTGTAGCTTACATTCGTGCTATCGACTCTTTGGAAGGAATGAAGGGTGACAATGCCGATGAAACAACTGGTATTGGTATCATCAAACGTGCCATCGAAGAACCGCTTCGCGAAATTGTTGCCAACGCTGGTAAAGAAGGTGCGGTAGTTGTTCAGAAAGTACGTGAAGGAAAAGGTGATTTCGGTTACAATGCCCGCACGGACGTTTACGAAAACTTGCACGCTGCCGGTGTGGTAGACCCTGCTAAGGTTGCCCGTGTAGCTTTGGAAAATGCAGCTTCTATCGCTGGTATGTTCCTGACTACTGAATGTGTTATCGTAGAAAAGAAGGAAGACAAACCTGAAATGCCGATGGGCGCTCCCGGAATGGGAGGTATGGGCGGAATGATGTAA
- a CDS encoding co-chaperone GroES, producing the protein MNIKPLADRVLILPAPAEEKTIGGIIIPDTAKEKPLKGEVVAVGHGTKDEEMVLKVGDTVLYGKYAGTELDVEGTKYLIMRQSDVLAVLG; encoded by the coding sequence ATGAACATTAAACCATTAGCAGACAGAGTGCTTATTCTCCCTGCACCTGCAGAAGAAAAAACAATTGGTGGTATCATTATCCCTGATACAGCAAAAGAAAAACCTTTGAAGGGTGAAGTTGTGGCAGTAGGTCACGGTACGAAAGACGAAGAAATGGTATTGAAAGTAGGCGATACGGTTCTTTATGGTAAATATGCCGGAACAGAACTTGACGTTGAAGGTACTAAATATCTTATCATGCGTCAGAGCGATGTTCTCGCTGTTTTGGGTTAA
- a CDS encoding L,D-transpeptidase: MHCTNNMNKIASGIFIASCIFCSCNSRTGEISSAEIQPSDSLMQDTITETAAKPVVEKLTGEQIHITKDLLYDKYTLDDTYPYKDTTRQFQWDKIKERLALLENIQLQPTTWAILQNYKNRNGEAPLVRNFKRNAYGRVADTLGVERYQSVPLYLLTDTLVPERYGQDGELTRFIEDGEKFVKAEPIFTGDEWMIPKKYVKVIGDTIVFNNAVFVDRHNQNITSLERSGKGEWIVRSMNPSTTGRHLPPYAQETPLGMFVLQEKKVKMVFLKDGSKETGGYAPYASRFTDGAYIHGVPVNAPRKTLIEYSPSLGTTPRSHMCVRNATSHAKFIYDWAPVNETVVFVLE; encoded by the coding sequence ATGCATTGTACTAATAATATGAATAAAATAGCATCCGGCATATTTATCGCCTCTTGCATCTTCTGCTCCTGTAATTCGCGTACAGGAGAGATTTCGTCTGCCGAAATCCAGCCATCGGATTCATTAATGCAGGACACGATTACTGAAACCGCCGCTAAACCTGTCGTTGAAAAGCTGACAGGGGAGCAGATACATATCACCAAAGATTTACTCTATGACAAATACACACTGGATGACACCTATCCTTATAAAGATACTACCCGACAGTTTCAATGGGATAAAATAAAAGAACGGCTGGCCTTGCTTGAGAATATACAGCTACAACCCACCACATGGGCTATTCTTCAGAACTATAAGAACAGGAACGGGGAAGCTCCCCTTGTAAGGAATTTCAAGAGAAATGCTTACGGACGGGTGGCAGATACTCTCGGAGTAGAACGCTACCAATCCGTTCCCCTCTATCTACTGACGGACACACTCGTTCCCGAGCGTTACGGACAGGACGGTGAACTGACCCGTTTTATAGAAGACGGAGAAAAGTTTGTCAAAGCGGAGCCGATATTTACGGGAGATGAATGGATGATTCCCAAGAAATATGTCAAGGTTATCGGAGATACGATTGTTTTCAACAATGCTGTTTTCGTAGACCGGCACAATCAGAATATCACCTCTCTTGAACGCAGCGGAAAAGGGGAATGGATAGTGCGCAGCATGAATCCCTCCACTACCGGACGCCACCTTCCGCCGTATGCGCAGGAGACTCCTTTAGGTATGTTTGTATTACAGGAAAAGAAAGTCAAAATGGTATTTCTCAAAGACGGTTCGAAAGAGACAGGCGGTTATGCGCCTTATGCCAGTCGTTTCACAGATGGGGCCTATATTCATGGAGTACCTGTCAATGCGCCGCGCAAGACGCTGATAGAATACAGTCCGTCATTGGGAACGACACCCCGCTCGCATATGTGTGTGCGAAATGCAACCTCGCACGCCAAATTCATTTATGACTGGGCGCCCGTGAATGAGACTGTTGTTTTTGTATTGGAATAA
- a CDS encoding NUDIX hydrolase, with product MEEKNKAWKTVSSKYLFRRPWLTVRCEDMLLPNGNHIPEYYILEYPDWVNTIAITKEGKFVFVRQYRPGIQRTCYELCAGVCETEDASPLVSAQRELWEETGYGKGNWQEYMVVSANPSTHTNLTHCFLATDVELIDHQHLEDTEDLSVHLLTLEEVRSLLENNEIMQSLNAAPLWKYMAGL from the coding sequence ATGGAAGAAAAGAATAAAGCCTGGAAAACGGTAAGTAGCAAGTATCTATTTCGCCGTCCATGGCTGACTGTACGCTGTGAAGATATGTTGCTTCCCAACGGAAACCATATCCCCGAATATTACATTTTGGAATATCCCGACTGGGTGAATACGATTGCCATCACGAAAGAAGGCAAATTTGTATTTGTCCGCCAGTACCGTCCTGGAATCCAGCGAACCTGTTATGAACTTTGTGCCGGTGTGTGTGAAACCGAAGATGCTTCGCCATTAGTGTCCGCCCAGCGTGAACTGTGGGAGGAAACGGGCTATGGAAAAGGAAACTGGCAGGAATATATGGTGGTTTCCGCCAATCCGAGCACTCACACCAACCTGACACATTGCTTTCTTGCCACAGATGTGGAATTGATAGACCATCAGCATCTGGAAGATACCGAAGACCTTTCCGTTCATTTGCTCACCTTGGAAGAGGTAAGGAGCCTACTCGAAAATAATGAAATCATGCAGTCACTGAATGCCGCTCCGCTTTGGAAATATATGGCTGGTTTATAA
- a CDS encoding 4Fe-4S dicluster domain-containing protein — protein MAFTNNIMIVRHKLLADLVRLWKNDQLVEKIDRLPIELSPRKSKPLGRCCVHKERAVWRYKTFPLMGLDMTDEHDEVTPLSDYARMALSRPEPDKENIMCVIDEACSSCVQINYEITNLCRGCVARSCYMNCPKDAIRFKKNGQAMIDHDTCISCGICHKSCPYHAIVYIPVPCEESCPVKAISKDENGTEYIDESKCIYCGKCMNACPFGAIFEISQTFDVLQRIRKGEKMVAIIAPSILGQFKTSIGQVYGAFKEIGFTDVIEVAEGAMSTTSNEAHELLEKLAEGQSFMTTSCCPSYIELVEKHIPGMKPYVSTTGSPMYYAARIAKEKHPDAKIVFVGPCVAKRKEVRRDEAVDYILTFEEVGSILDGLGIQLEQVQEFSVLHTSVREAHGFAQAGGVMGAVKAYLKEEAEKINAIQVSDINKKNIALLRACAKTGKAAGQFIEVMACEGGCITGPSTHNDIVSGRRQLAQELLKRKESYETMDR, from the coding sequence ATGGCATTTACGAATAATATTATGATTGTCCGGCACAAATTGCTGGCTGACCTTGTTAGACTCTGGAAAAACGACCAGTTAGTAGAAAAGATAGACCGACTCCCGATTGAGCTGAGTCCGCGGAAATCAAAACCGCTGGGACGTTGCTGCGTACACAAAGAACGGGCGGTGTGGAGATACAAGACTTTTCCGCTGATGGGACTGGACATGACAGACGAACACGACGAAGTGACTCCGCTTTCCGATTACGCACGCATGGCGTTGAGCCGTCCCGAACCGGACAAGGAAAATATCATGTGCGTCATTGACGAAGCATGTTCTTCCTGCGTACAAATCAATTATGAAATTACGAACCTTTGCCGCGGATGTGTAGCCCGCAGTTGCTACATGAACTGCCCGAAGGACGCGATACGATTCAAGAAAAACGGTCAGGCCATGATTGACCATGACACATGTATCAGTTGCGGCATTTGTCACAAAAGCTGTCCTTATCATGCCATTGTGTATATCCCTGTGCCTTGCGAAGAATCTTGCCCGGTAAAGGCTATCAGCAAAGACGAGAATGGTACAGAATACATTGACGAAAGTAAATGTATCTATTGCGGTAAGTGTATGAATGCTTGCCCGTTCGGTGCTATCTTTGAGATTTCACAGACTTTCGATGTATTGCAACGGATTCGGAAAGGAGAAAAGATGGTCGCCATCATTGCTCCGTCTATTCTCGGACAGTTCAAGACTTCCATCGGACAGGTATATGGCGCTTTTAAAGAAATAGGATTCACTGATGTAATAGAGGTAGCCGAAGGCGCCATGTCGACTACCAGCAACGAAGCCCATGAATTGCTGGAGAAACTGGCAGAGGGACAGAGTTTCATGACTACCTCCTGTTGCCCTTCTTATATAGAATTGGTGGAGAAACATATTCCGGGTATGAAACCCTATGTATCCACCACCGGCTCACCGATGTATTATGCGGCACGGATTGCCAAAGAGAAGCATCCGGATGCAAAAATCGTATTCGTCGGCCCTTGCGTAGCTAAACGCAAAGAGGTACGTCGCGATGAAGCCGTGGATTACATTCTGACATTTGAAGAGGTAGGTTCTATCCTCGACGGACTGGGTATTCAGTTGGAGCAGGTGCAGGAGTTTTCCGTATTGCATACTTCCGTCCGCGAAGCACACGGTTTTGCCCAGGCAGGCGGTGTGATGGGAGCGGTCAAGGCTTATCTGAAAGAGGAAGCGGAGAAAATTAATGCGATACAGGTATCGGACATTAACAAGAAGAATATAGCTCTGCTACGTGCTTGTGCCAAGACAGGAAAAGCTGCCGGGCAGTTTATTGAAGTGATGGCTTGCGAAGGTGGATGTATCACCGGCCCAAGTACGCACAATGACATTGTTTCAGGACGTCGCCAACTGGCACAGGAGCTTCTCAAACGGAAAGAGAGCTATGAAACAATGGATAGATAA
- the hydE gene encoding [FeFe] hydrogenase H-cluster radical SAM maturase HydE — translation MKQWIDKLRKERTLRQEEFRQLLTGCDAETLRYINRQAREVSLLHFGNKIYIRGLIEVSNCCRNNCYYCGIRKGNPAIERYRLTGESILDCCKQGYDLGFRTFVLQGGEDPALTDDRIEKTVSAIRRNYPDCAITLSLGEKPRDVYERFFRAGANRYLLRHETHNEQHYQRLHPAEMSGKRRLQCLQDLKDIGYQTGTGIMVGSPGQTVEHIIEDILFIERLRPEMIGIGPFLPHYDTPFAEYPGGTVEQTLLLLSIFRLMHPSALIPATTALATLTPDGRERGILAGANVVMPNLSPREERKKYELYNDKASLGAESAEGLAVLQKQLNAIGYEISTERGDFNTIEL, via the coding sequence ATGAAACAATGGATAGATAAATTACGGAAGGAAAGAACGCTCCGGCAGGAAGAATTCCGGCAACTGTTGACTGGATGTGACGCAGAAACCCTGCGCTACATCAACCGACAGGCGCGGGAAGTGAGCCTGCTTCACTTCGGAAACAAGATTTATATCCGTGGCCTGATTGAAGTCAGCAACTGCTGCCGGAATAATTGTTATTATTGCGGTATCCGAAAAGGGAATCCGGCTATCGAGCGTTACCGGTTGACCGGGGAAAGTATCCTGGATTGCTGTAAGCAAGGTTATGACTTGGGGTTCCGTACTTTTGTATTGCAAGGCGGAGAAGACCCTGCTCTGACGGACGACCGGATAGAAAAAACAGTCTCTGCCATCCGTCGGAATTATCCGGATTGCGCTATCACCCTGTCGCTTGGTGAAAAGCCGCGCGACGTGTACGAACGTTTCTTCCGGGCAGGCGCTAACCGCTATCTGCTCCGTCACGAAACCCACAACGAACAGCATTACCAACGACTGCACCCGGCAGAAATGTCCGGCAAACGACGTTTGCAATGTTTGCAGGATTTAAAGGATATCGGTTATCAGACGGGAACAGGAATCATGGTCGGCAGCCCCGGACAAACGGTGGAGCATATCATCGAAGATATTCTGTTTATAGAAAGACTTCGTCCTGAAATGATTGGTATCGGCCCTTTCCTGCCCCACTATGACACGCCTTTTGCCGAATATCCCGGCGGCACGGTGGAGCAGACCCTTCTTTTATTATCCATCTTCCGCCTGATGCATCCGTCCGCACTGATTCCGGCAACAACGGCTTTGGCCACGCTGACTCCTGACGGCAGGGAACGGGGTATATTGGCAGGAGCGAATGTAGTCATGCCCAATCTGTCCCCCCGGGAAGAACGGAAGAAATATGAATTATACAATGACAAGGCTTCACTCGGAGCTGAATCCGCCGAAGGACTGGCCGTGCTGCAAAAGCAACTGAACGCCATCGGCTACGAGATTTCCACCGAAAGAGGAGACTTTAATACAATAGAATTATGA